Below is a genomic region from Cydia strobilella chromosome 24, ilCydStro3.1, whole genome shotgun sequence.
CGTTTTCCCTTCGATATCAACTAAATCCGGGTGGTAGCTCTTCATGTGCGTCCGCCAACTGACTCTCTGATTAAACTGCTTGTTACAAGGCATACATTCGAATCTCTTATACTCGCTATGTATCCACATATGCTGAGCCAGGTTCTTTTTTCTAGGAAACGATTTAGAACACACAGTGCAAGGAAATAACTTCTCCTTCGTATGAACTACCCTATGCTCTTCCAAACCGCGTTTCGTGTCAAATTTCAAGCCACAACATGTGCACATAAAGTTGTCATCAGTGTGAGATATTTTGAAATGAACGCGGTATTTTTTCCGTTCAGAGAATACTTCGCCACATTCAGGGCAGGGGTGGGACTTTTTAGGGGCTGCGTGGACTTGATTTAAGTGGATCTGTTTTAAAGTCCACGTCATGAAACGTTCGCCGCAAAACATACATAGGTGAGACCAACATTTTGAAGATAACCTTAAATGCTCGCGTTTGGCTTCTAAGCTAGAGAATGTCATTCTACATTTCCTACAAATCCTTTCGTTACCGGCGTGAGAGAATCTAATATGGTTCTTCAATGTAGTGATAGTTGCATAAGATTTTCCACATGTATCACAAGTATATTTTAAGAAATGAGTTTGGGTATGTCGACTTAGTTGACGTATGCAAGGGAATTTAGCATTACACATTGCACATAGAAGTTTATCCTTTTCGAGTTTGAAAGGCTGTATGCCTAGTTCGGAATTCAAGTTTAGTTTCTTGTCGTGTTCAAGGTGAATATGACTAGCGATCGCTTCTAAAGTATCGAAGGGTTGTGTGCAGAGTCGGCACTGAAGTTCCGTGCAATCGGCTTTAATATAGCCTTCGCTGCAGTGAACGAAAGCCGTGCGCACTTTAAACGTTTGATGTTCATCGGCCATGTGTTTTCTGTACAGAGTGGGGTCATCGTAACTCTCACAGCAGTACACACAGACCATGGAACTCTCTGGAAGCCTGAACGGGTACGCGGTGGAATATTTCACGATAATCTCGGCGTTCCGTTTGGCGTTGAGATAGGCATCGTTGTCTAGAACAAAAAGAAATGCCCTTGGTCATTCGATTGTTCTGGTGCCTATTTAActtactaacaaaaattaacAGTAGTTTATATGTGAGTATTCAGTGAAGTATGAGAAATTATCAATACTTATCAAGATGCCTATGTATCTGTTCGTTTTAATGTACGTCTCTTGAAATAcctacaatattatttaataagttcATTCTtctaaaattagttttattttgtgttttcaAGGCTAATTTTGCGCCACTATATCTGTATTTCAAATCTTTGAATGTAGAAATTACGCTTAAATAAGTGCTAAAATTCATTTAAAAGCTTAAGGCCTGTTCAGGATGGCGCTTCTTCATATGCGTTTTCCAGCTTACTCTCTGATTGAACTTCTTATTGCACTGCACACACTCAAATCTCTTATATTCACTGTGTATCCACATGTGCTGTACTAAGCCGGATTTCCTGTAGAACGTCTTTGAGCAGTCTCCACAAAAATAACCCTTTTCCTGGGCGTGTGTGATGACGTGGTCGTCTaaactatttttgtgtttgtagCTTTTTCCACAGTGACATACAAAGTCAGTTTCGGTGTGGGTTACTTTAAAATGCTCGGCTAGTCGCTTTTGAGTCGTGAGTTTTTCGTTGCACCGAGGACAGGAGAATGTTTTCTCCGGGGCGCCATGTTTTTCAGTCATGTGGGCGTCTTTCTCTTTGAGCAGTATGAAGCGGTCATCGCAGACCGTGCAGCAGTACTGCCGACACAGTTTGAATTTAGTCAAGTGGTCATGTTTCTCTTCCGCCGAGTCAAATGTTCGTTTACATTTCCGACATATTCGCTGGCGACCGAAATGTACGAATTGGACGTGTTGGCGGAGAGAATTCTGCGTAGAGTATGATTTACCGCATGTTTCACAAGTTACTTTGGAATAATGTGATTGAGTATGTCTGCTCAACTGACGTAAAGAATACGCTTCCATTTGGCAAAGAGCGCACGACCACTTAGAATTATTGACGAGTTTGAATGGCTGTAAACCCACTTCATAGTTTAAGTTTATGTCTGGattgtaatgtttagtttttaaatgtCTAGCGGCCGTCTCTAAGTCAGGTAAGCGTTCTTTACAAATACGACATTTGAAGTCAGTGATGTCTACTTTTATATAGCCTTCAGAGCAATGTTGGAATGcgaatttcatttcgaatatttTGTGTTCGTCTTCCATGTGCGCTCTAAACACTACAGGGTCCTCGTAAGTCTCGCAACAGTACACGCAAACCATGTGGTTCTCAGGGAGCTTGAAAGGATACGCCGTAGTGTTCTTGACGACTACTTGGCCGTTTTGTCTCGAGGTGGCTTGTtcatcttctagaacaaaagaAATGCCCTCGGTCATTCATTCACGTCCTAATTCGTGTAGAAGCCGGTTAAAAGTAATATACAATTAGCAAAACTGTTAAGCTTATCACCCCTGTATACAAATGTGTATGCAGGGATGTCAAGCTAATAGCTTTACCGACTGTACAACGTAGACTTAGAAACTGTGCGGAAATGAGTACTGCACGCTCTATAATGACTATTATGAGTATGACGAATGGTTTCGAAAGATGGAAGTGAATAAACAATGGCAACCGATATTTTTTGTTTCACCAGTATGTATAAAAGCAACAACACTGAGCAAAGCTAGTTTGTAAAATCACAACTTCATTATTGACGTTTTTGTCCATACTCGTGCGAGAATATTTCTGGGTGGTGTTTCTGGACATGcatttttaatttcttattgTCCGTAAAGAGTCTACTACACACGGGGCACATTTTCTTCTTGGTGTCGTCGTGAATGATCAGATGTTGTTTCAAGGCTTTGTCCCGAGCGAAAGATTTATTACAAACGTGGCATTTTAGTGGGCGTTCTCCGGTATGCTGATGCGTGTGCTCGCGCAAATCCCTCCTAGTAGAAAACGTCAAATCGCAGTACTGACATTTGTGGTCCTCCGTATGTGCTGCTTTAAAATGAAAGTACAATAACGTGCGCCGTTCAAAAACTTTCTCGCATTCTGTACAACGAAATATTTTCCGTTCTTTTCCGTGAACTTCGACTAGATGGTCCTCTCTTCGCTCCCAAAAGAGAAAACGTTCTTTGCAGATAGTACATCTAAACGGCAGACAAGATTTATTCGTACGCATATGCTCTTTTTTGGCTTCTAAGCTTGGATAGGATTGTTTGCAACCTCTGCAGTAAAACGTGCGAGTCATATGGCGTACTTTAACATGGTTATCAATTCCCCGTCGACTCTCAAATCTTTTCCCACAAATATCGCATATATTTCTAAAGTAGTGTATCCCCGTATGCCTTGAAAGCTGCATGGTGCTGGTGAATTTTTGAGAACAAACGACGCACTCGAAGCGATTTTTCTCTAATCTCAATGGCACTAGAGCCAGGCTCTGACTTAGTTCAATGTCTAATTCGTGTTCATCATGTAAATGTGTCGCTAGAGCTTCTATAGAAACAAAAGCCTTTATACACCTCTTACAGCGAAGGTTAGTTACGTCAACTCTAGTTTGGGTATCGAGATTTCCTTTATGGCATGTGGATCTATCAACGTTCTGATGAACAATGTCCATATGAGCTCTAAACAGAGCTGGATCGGCGAACGTTTCCCGGCAGAAACAGCACCGCAACAAGGAGGCTATCTGCAGGAACGGATACGCCGTCGAGTGTTTGAGTATCATTTGGGCGTTCTGCTTAGCGGCGTCCCGACTCCATCCAAGATAGTCTAGAAAAGAGAAGAGTTCAGTTGTTCACCAATTACCAGAACGCTCAAATGTACTGAAAAGATGGCGCTTTGTTAAATGCAAAAGCCGGTAGTTCTCGAAGAACagaaatttaatattgtcttcggttaccgcgatagttactcatgaaataaaactatgaaaacggattatatcgcgtatattgaatttataatacatcccgacgtttcgaactctttacagcgttcgtggtcaacgggtgactgaggaaaaattacaaaatgcaaaaatacccacatactaaaataatgaacaatcatagactacaaactttaaggctggttgtacatgcaaaatcggttcataaggctagttatacactataattatttttcaagtaaagatatatatatatacgcgataaaaaaaaaaaactatgccggctccaaccctacaccacggacccgagaagatttaattccctcctaaattgtaggagggtatcccaatatgggaccggcaacaaactcggcgggacacatcttttcaaaacatcagaatgtccagcatcatccaacactacggtctcacagtctatgtctcgcttgctcctttatcaggtggactacaggatcccaagctggtggtagagaaaagccatcttccctattaaagtttggatatttcttaatctcaatggcctcgcgcagcattctgggtatgtaacgcttctccttggcaagaaccagaggcttatcaaacttgattgagtgattggctttatccatgacatgctcacagacagcagacctaggtcgacggtgcttgacatcagctatgtgttccttcacccgagtggaaatgctccgtttcgtctgcccgacatatgataggccacactcacagtccagcctgtacactcctgcagtctgtagagaccattgagattaagaaatatccaaactttaatagggaagatggcttttctctaccaccagcttgggatcctgtagtccacctgataaaggagcaagcgagacatagactgtgagaccgtagtgttggatgatgctggacattctgatgttttgaaaagatgtgtcccgccgagtttgttgccggtcccatattgggataccctcctacaatttaggagggaattaaatcttctcgggtccgtggtgtagggttggagccggcatagtttttttttttatcgcgtatatatatatatatatctttacttgaaaaataattgtagtgtataactagccttatgaaccgattttgcatgtacaaccagccttaaagtttgtagtctatgattgttcattattttagtatgtgggtatttttgcattttgtaatttttcctcagtcacccgttgaccacgaacgctgtaaagagttcgaaacgtcgggatgtattataaattcaatatacgcgatataatccgttttcatagttttatttcatgaacagaaatttattttattattttttggtgAAGACGGAAACGCAATTTTGCATTTAGCGAAATGATATTGAAtgtaaaactaaatattttcgtTGCTTGCCTACTTCGGATTCTCGTTAATGCCTTCTTGATacgtattttgaaataaataaaaagcaagTTTTCCTTGTGTTAAAGTAATAAaccaatcatcatcaaataaaggatttaatacaataaaaacagacATAACTTGGGAAACTCCACTAGGCGACGCCATTACGACGATGGCGTATGTGAGCCCTTGAGACGATCATGTATGTGAGCCCTTCAGGCGATCATGAATGTGAGCCCTTCAGGCGATCATGTATCAAGCCACAAAGGCTATCAACAACCAAGCCACAAAGGTTCTCTGGTCCAGGCCCCGAAGGCAATCATGTATGTGAGCCCTTCAGGCGATCATGAATGTGAGCCCTTCAGGCGATCATGTATCAAGCCACAAAGGCTATCAACAACCAAGCCACAAAGGCTCTCTGGTACCAGGCACCGAAGGCAATCAACATCCAAGCCATAAAGGCTGTCTGGTCCAGGCCCCGAAGGCAATCCTTGACATGTACATACATGGATACATGGAATGTTAATTCTTTACATAGTTTAGGTTAGGGCaaacaatattgaaaaatatacatCTGTGTATGCAGATAATAAACTGCATACCTACGAGACAGATACGCCTCGAGTTGGGAGACAAGACCCACACTTGTCACACTCTTTTCAATATGAAACCCGGTCGGTTTAGgaaattactagcttttgctcgagacttcgtctgcgtagagttagAGTAATTTGCGTAGgttattttttacccaatctgctttttaacgATTCCCCATagaaacttccacccccttaaaggatgatttctgggataaaaactaacctatgtccttctccgggactcaaactatctctataccaaattttaactaaatcggttcagcggtttatgcgtggagaggtaacagacagacacactttcgcatttaaaatattagtatggattgctaGCATTATGAgtgtaaaaatagtaaatggTTTTAATAACAGTAACATCGCAATTTTGCTATTTAGGTACTCATATTTTATTAGCCACAGGAAGGTTGTACaatgtttttaatgtaataaaacaaaagagAAACGCGTcgctttttttatttacttcttTTTAcagaataaaactgaaaactatCAACCACTGAATTGTTAGAAAATTTCGTACAAATAATTCTTAACAAAAATTACGATAAAATCAAAGTTTCAAAATCCAATCGCTGAATAGTGTAATTTTAATCAGTAAATAATCGAGTAACAGATTGATAATAAACAGTACTACTTTGGTACAAAAGCCGTTAAAGTCGGACCAagccaactttttttttttttttttattattataaactgatcggcgattggccctagtcacacctgatggaaagtgaagacagggcctaagatggagctcaccggttcagtaacagcctattcactcttgttttaaagagaccgaggtcatatcgATCAGACTTACATTCTACATGGCAAAtgaaaatttctatgaaaataaattGTCTATTTAATGACACTCCTTCTTTTTTAGTTagcttataaatcttataatggCTCTAGAGCCACTTGGCCTCATATTCCGGATGACATTTCTTTAAATGCAGCTTCATTCGGTAACGTCTCGCGAAAAGACTTTGACACACCGGAACCGGACAAGCCATTTTCATGCTGTCATTGTGCGTGACCATATGTCTTTTTAAAGCTTGATTATCAGAAAACGTCATAGCACAAACATCGCAACAGAACGAGCGCTCGCCAGTATGTTTCCTGGCAATATGGGAGTTCAGTCTCGTCATCGTTGGAAACTGCGTGTCACAATATGAACATTTGTTGTCAGTAGTATGGGCAATTTTTAAGTGTCCGTAAAGTAATGCTCTGTGTTCGAAGACTGCGTCGCATTCCGTGCATGAAAATACTGTCCTTTCTTTATTGTGGACTGTGACTAAATGATCCTCTTTCTGTTCCCAGTGACGAAATCGCTCACCGCAGATTTTACATTTGCAGGGTTGGCACTCTTTAGTGGTTTTTATGTGTTGTCGTCTAGCTTCAACTGTAGGGAAGGATGTCTTACAGCGTCGGCAGGCAATTTTGTTTGAATGCCCGACTTTGCCGTGGAGATAAAGTCCAGATGCAGTTTCATATCCTTTTCCGCAAACATCGCAAATATAATTACGGTAATGCTTTCCAGTGTGTTTACACAGCGCTCTAATATTGAAAAAGGTCTGAGAGCAAACGAGACACTGCATTTTGTTTTTGTCTAACTTCACAGGTACTAAACCGTGATGATAATTGAGATTTACGTTTAAACTGTGCCTAGTGTTTAGATGAATCGCTAGATCATCTACAGAGTCAAAAATATCAATGCATTCCTTGCAACGCAGATTTGTGACATCGACTCTGAGGCAtccaagtttaaaaaatatgatcGATTTGGATTTTTCACTATAAGAATGAGAGGAATCCATATGAGTTCTTAATTCAATGGGATCTTCGAATTGTTGGAGGCATACGAAACACTGCAAGGAGCCCTCGTTGTATTTGAAAGGATACGCCGTGGAATGTCTCAATATTATCCTTGCATTCTCCTTGGCAGCTTCGACACTCTTCCCTCCGAATATTTCTAGAAAAAAGAAGATTTCATTTTCTATTTGCTAGAACACGTTGCCTAAAGTTACTTTCCTTGCATCTGCTTTCACTATAAACGGATCTGAGATCAAGAATTAATTCTTAAGATGAAAGGGATTGCCATCTGACTTCAACAACTACTAATCCAACCAACAGATGATAAAAgatgattataatatattaactTCTGGGTGATTCTTTTCGATGTGCCCTTTAATTCTGTAACGCCTGGCGAACAATTTATTACAGATTGGGCAAGCACTTTTTTTAGTATCATCGTGTGTGACTTTATGCCGTTTCCAACCCTGCTTACAGGTGAATCTCAAATTGCACATATCGCATGCATATGGCCTCTCACCAGTATGTGTAGCTACATGTTCCTTTAATTCAGTTGAAGTATGGTATTGCTTATTACAATATGAGCATTTATATTTGTCCGTATGTGTGCTATTGAAGTGTCGGGACAAATAAGAGCGGTATTTAAAGACTTCGTCGCATTCAATGCAGCGATACGTTCTCTTTTTTTGGTTATGAGCTGTAACTTGATGAGTTTCTCTAAGCTCCCAGTTTAAAAAGCGTTCACCGCAAGTTTTGCACACATAAGTTTGGCATAGTTGGCTTGTTTTCATATGGTCGTTCTTTGCTTCTGCGCTGGGGAAAGATATTTTGCAGCgactacaaaaatatttatcgtTTTCCACTCGATGCCGAAAACGAATGTGGAAGTCAAGTCTTTGGCTCGTTCTAAATTTTCTTCCGCATATTTCACAAGTGAATTGATAGTAATGCATAGCTGTGTGTCTAGAGATACTTTGTATAGACAAGAGAAGTTCAGAGCATATGACGCATTGAAATCGATTTTTCTCTAATTTTAAAGGCACTAATCCGAGAGATTTAGAAACGTCTAAGTTTAAGCGATGAATCGCGATTAAATGGTTCGCCAAATTGTCTAAAGAGTCAAATTTCGCGTTGCATTTGCAGCGCAAATCGGTGATATCTACAGGAATATAAGCCTTGTCTAGTGGAGCTGCATTAGATCTCTCAACGCGACTGTGTTTGTCGATGTGCGCCCTGAGCAAACTGGGGTCGTCGAATGAACCGTAGCAGACGTAACACTGTAAGTCGGTCGCGTGGTATTTGACGGGGTAGGCCGTGGAGTGCGCTAATATGATTTTCGCGTTCCGCCTGGCTGCCCGCGCCGAATTCGTATCTTCGTTATGTTCTAGAAAAGAGAAAATTTCAGTTCCTAACAGCTCGTTCTTGATGGTAATAATTGCCGACGTCCATTTTTCAGCCGAGTTAGTAATGATGTATTAACATTGATTGAGAACTAGTGAAACgtcttaccttttttttttcagtatttagTTCTAACAGAATTACAGTATAGGTGATAGTCATATCGGCGCCTAAATTACTAGTTtcgttaaattaatattttaaaacaccaaGTAATCAATTCAAGTatcttttgtaattaagttttttttataattggatTCCATAAACCTA
It encodes:
- the LOC134752282 gene encoding gastrula zinc finger protein XlCGF57.1-like isoform X10; this encodes MEGKSTDWVRGPSGPTVCRCCFTEGCYKDISTEYFWMGKREVYCEMLTETFDLSIAFAQTSGPNSNSRLICEPCISRLRDASEFKRQVQECEKMFMQYLDPGRTTVDELQMETTQEPLEKGVKLEPVKLEKNHSDDDFDDRGGFDDMDEDDLDDQPLTRLASKVPKKESVDLLDLLDNAKAEKRKSSTKTKSSPAKKAKTKKETPKATASKAKPEKKKKDNDAYLNAKRNAEIIVKYSTAYPFRLPESSMVCVYCCESYDDPTLYRKHMADEHQTFKVRTAFVHCSEGYIKADCTELQCRLCTQPFDTLEAIASHIHLEHDKKLNLNSELGIQPFKLEKDKLLCAMCNAKFPCIRQLSRHTQTHFLKYTCDTCGKSYATITTLKNHIRFSHAGNERICRKCRMTFSSLEAKREHLRLSSKCWSHLCMFCGERFMTWTLKQIHLNQVHAAPKKSHPCPECGEVFSERKKYRVHFKISHTDDNFMCTCCGLKFDTKRGLEEHRVVHTKEKLFPCTVCSKSFPRKKNLAQHMWIHSEYKRFECMPCNKQFNQRVSWRTHMKSYHPDLVDIEGKTHVNLNSDRVKVRSISLLTDTNDT
- the LOC134752282 gene encoding zinc finger protein 846-like isoform X15; amino-acid sequence: MEGKSTDWVRGPSGPTVCRCCFTEGCYKDISTEYFWMGKREVYCEMLTETFDLSIAFAQTSGPNSNSRLICEPCISRLRDASEFKRQVQECEKMFMQYLDPGRTTVDELQMETTQEPLEKGVKLEPVKLEKNHSDDDFDDRGGFDDMDEDDLDDQPLTRLASKVPKKESVDLLDLLDNAKAEKRKSSTKTKSSPAKKAKTKKETPKATASKAKPEKKKKEHNEDTNSARAARRNAKIILAHSTAYPVKYHATDLQCYVCYGSFDDPSLLRAHIDKHSRVERSNAAPLDKAYIPVDITDLRCKCNAKFDSLDNLANHLIAIHRLNLDVSKSLGLVPLKLEKNRFQCVICSELLLSIQSISRHTAMHYYQFTCEICGRKFRTSQRLDFHIRFRHRVENDKYFCSRCKISFPSAEAKNDHMKTSQLCQTYVCKTCGERFLNWELRETHQVTAHNQKKRTYRCIECDEVFKYRSYLSRHFNSTHTDKYKCSYCNKQYHTSTELKEHVATHTGERPYACDMCNLRFTCKQGWKRHKVTHDDTKKSACPICNKLFARRYRIKGHIEKNHPEKYSEGRVSKLPRRMQG